The genomic region AGCGCAAGCATCAGCTATGCTATGTGGTGTCGTTAGATCACCgatatatatattaattatgtGCATAAAGACcgacatcagtgagccacatcCCTGAAAACATGCTGAGTGACTTGTTCGGCATGGAGCCAATCAGGTGCACTGCATGTCCTGGTTCAAGTGTTACACATAGTGTGGTTGTATATTGTGGGTCAGCCACTATACGTTTGGACATTGCATTGAAACCTCAGGCCAGCTGCATGATAAACTATATCTAGTATACTGAATTCCCTTCATGTGGTGCGTTCACAATATGTGTAGttacacagacatttttgttAGTAAGTAAATGCTGATTATGGTTAATTCATTTTCAGGTATCAAACCAATATGTGAAGCATGTGTATATGTTAAGTTTCTTTCTAATGCAGCTGATTATAAAGACAGTATACAGGTTCAGTCTGTGTCCCATCTAATACAGATACAtacaattaaaagaaaaacctgtATGGGCGGATTGTGAGACAAAGggtccctgggcacagatatgcaaagggccccaccacctctcctgcacaggagcaagacacacagacattgtGGACACTTGTGTGCCGTGGGaatttgtgataaccacacattattattgcaatattcagctgggcctatacaaagttatgaattaatttgttgtgtgcacccatttcctaataaggAAGCAAATGCTAgctaaaaaaattaatttaatttaaaaaaaaaaaaagtgtgtttaagtgtgtgacatcaaaagccctgattggcacccagtgtgagggatgataacatttaaaaggagaaagctgtgAGTGGGACAGTGGATCGCTTTATCatacggagcaaattacaacaaaacacCAGCAAAGATGACCTACCAtcgaaagaaaagagaaaaaaaaactcagacaATATCATGAAAGCTaccttttcttattttttcgtatctttattgtcttatgtcatgATAAGTGTGATACCACATAGcatagaagctattgtgcactgatataaatacaggtgtgcctcaAGGTTTTAGCTTGgccaaaaagtttgaaaaccacctGTCTACAGTACATGTTAGTCGGCACGccaccagtttggagaagcaggctggagtcacGGAAGCGAAGCAACGCACTGCCATGGACAAGGGTCAACAATGAAATTGATTTAAGtcacctaaaaaataaaaaaaataaaaaatctgtttaagtgtacgctatatttagaatactTTAACTGCTTTATGTCACTGTCACACAGCCTGTTCCAACAGGGAAGCTGCAAGCTGCTTCAGTTACTCATCTAAGCTTCCCTCACGCCACCgaactccattgacaaaaacagtcattttagctcactgaacaagggagctgctgatctgctgctgctttcatcagttagttagtttgtgttgttgtgtgactctggtgaatccgaactaaaCTGTTTTAACACCAAAGTCgtacagtaacacaaacaacaactgTTTGAGGCAGCCGGTAGAGGCGCAGCTTCTGTGTTCATCAGTGTTAAATCCCTGTTTTTCTCaaagtctggctttaaagagagcgatataacagcttcattttcccGTTGGAAAttactgtctgacagcaaggtaaagtagTGAAAATTCCTGTCAATAAAgcacacacttaaactgattgatattatttttaggtggttaaaatacattttgttgctgccccctgTCAAGACTTTCATGGCTTTGCTTTGTGCTGACCAACATACTGTCTGTAGATAagtgcctcatacaaccccacttcaaaaagtcTGAACTATCATTTATAATCATAACATGTTTCTTCCCTCATTTATGCAGGCTTTATTTGTCACCAATCTGTTTTGCAGTGTAGTACTTTGCTTAACTCCACAGTGAGTTCATGCTCTGGTTTCCGTGCTTGTGTCTCAGGAGCTGGCGGCCATCAAGGCCAGAGTTCAGGAGCTGGAGATGGAAGAAGAGACGGAGAGactgaaagaggaggaagacaggTGTGACGCGGTGGACATGCAGCTCCTGACCAGCAGCCCCCGGCCTGGTGAGACATCCCGTGCGTCTTATCCGCCCCGTGGTTTGTTACCGTGTCACATTTGTGTACAGCTAAATACTGATTATGCATTTGGGAAGCCTCGACAGCGTATTTTTAGCCAGGTGTGTGTAGCATCGAAGCCCCCAAGGCAGGTGAGGTAGCTGCATCCTTCACCATCTGGCTAACACCTGGGATGCTTCACTGTGGTCACAACAGTGTTCACATGTGCCTCATCACTGCCCAATGAGACGAAGCAGTGAGCTCCAGAGAACCAGAAGGGTCCTCCTTGCTGCCTGTGGCTATTTTCTGCCTCTGTGCGTCTCCTCATGCTTTTCACCCTCCCTTTTGGTTCCTCTGGAGAACAGAGATGCAATCAGAGGGGAGCCAGATCTGAGATATGTATTATCAGAGATGATGCAAGTGATAGATATGTTGTTGAAATAATGTTTTCACTTCACCTGGAGTGACCTCCTTCATATTGCACGCACAAAAGCAGTGTATACAGTTTTTGTTTCTTCCACAGGTCCTTTCTACAACATGACTCCTGAGGAGAGGATAGACGCAGACAACAGATCAGTCTACGTAGGAAATGTAAGACTCGtgtatctgattttttttttccacacactgAGCACGTATTTTTCGCACCCCTGATCTGACACACTGTTCAACAAATCCTAGGTAGACTATGGAGCTACTGCAGATGAGCTGGAGATCCATTTCAACGGCTGTGGTCCTGTCAACCGAGTTACCATCCTGTGTGACAGGTTCTCCGGGCATCCCAAGGGGTGGGTTCAACCTGTGCATGTAATTTATACTACCTGACACTGTTTGACTGTAGAATACAACTCTTAAACATGCCGGCATCCAAGTTTATTTgttgtgtctgtctttttttttcttcctctttcacaGCTTTGCTTACATTGAATTCTCTGATCGAGACTCTGTGCAGAGTGCTATTGGTCTGCATGAGACTTTGTTCAGAGGAAGAGTCCTTAAGGTGAGAAGCATTATACCACGTTAGTCTGTAGCAAAAACCTCAAACTAGTTTGAAGCTCAGTGATTGCACATGTCAGGTACTGTACGTGTTTGGTTTGGTCAGACGTGTTTTTAAACTGACATTTTGATAGTAGAGCTCAAGTGATGCACATGCAATTGACACTTCCTCTTGTCATGATTCATCATTATCACTCCTGTCAAATTGAGAAATACCATTTGGTACTGTGACTACAGATACTGTAACCTTACTCACTGTTTGGTGGaagtagaaacacacacacaaaaggtcGTGTTATCTGGAGTAAGCTTTATTTCCCCTCGTTTGCTTTAAATAAGGAAATTATACCAGTCATAGCACCCACTTTCATTTTCCTCATGTTAAGCTGGTTGTTTCGATGTGAATAAATTGCACCTATGTTTCTATGCATCAGGACTTTTTGTATGATTTAGGTTTATCTGTTCTGTCACTGTTGAATAGCAAACATGACAATCTGACTaaatttacatgcacaaaaaatTATTCCGAAAGACAGTATTCCTACTAAGCAGTTTACATgtctaatgaaaatgaatattccactaatattcccatTTAAATGCAGCCATGTATACTCCAGTTAATGTGccctaacatgttgtttatcacgtcaaaatatggaaaagtagAACGG from Epinephelus moara isolate mb chromosome 1, YSFRI_EMoa_1.0, whole genome shotgun sequence harbors:
- the pabpn1l gene encoding embryonic polyadenylate-binding protein 2 isoform X1 → MAENHLEYGYLEGESIGEHFAEDPELAAIKARVQELEMEEETERLKEEEDRCDAVDMQLLTSSPRPGETSRPFYNMTPEERIDADNRSVYVGNVDYGATADELEIHFNGCGPVNRVTILCDRFSGHPKGFAYIEFSDRDSVQSAIGLHETLFRGRVLKVLPKRTNMPGISTTDRGGHRGGHTRGRGRGYRPPRYHNSSRGRFRYQSTRPQHQTPHPYYGGPSVGKRQWGHMDYHEQMPKRYPCLLLITPPSEELGAGSSGQHYPQQR